A region of the Mytilus edulis chromosome 11, xbMytEdul2.2, whole genome shotgun sequence genome:
TTAAATCTTCTTAATAAGCTACAAGCTTCCTGTTTAATCACTGGGTTCTCTGTACAATGTATACAATTTAATTTTGTGCACTTAATAATTGTGATGCTATGGATGCGTCTATAGATATGTCCAATACATTGCTGTAATTCTTCAAATAATTCCGGATTTTTCTTAATAGCTGTAGGAGATTTTGACAGTAGTTCATGTATATGAGAGTGATCTCGAGTTGGACCCCCTTCTTCCAAACAAGGCTGATATAAAGATTTTACATCAAAACCGTCAAATTTAAGATTATTCCAATATTCATTTAGGCGTCTCATTGCAGTGTCAAAAACAACTGCTTCTTTTTGAGTCTTCTCCTCTTTAGAAAGCTTTTGTTGACATGGAGCCTTTTCTTCACCATGTATGTTTGGTGGGAGAATCACACCAGCAAGAGCATCAGAAAGTGGTGACCATGCATGTTCTATTGGATTGTAAGCAGATTGACCAGGACAGTAACTGTTCAATACTAGTGCATCTAATTTACTAAGTTTCCAAAGtctatacataaaataaatattagttAAAGAGTGCATTGTCCAGTCTGGGCCATTATCACTTATGATAATGCATATAGATTTACCCAAAGAAAACTGTTCTTTTAAAATCGGAATAAGATCATTTGTATGACTTTCAACAGTTGACTTGTGAAACTGAGAAACCCTATTCACTACAGTTAGTGGTCCGGTGCGGTAAATGGGATAGTGCTCCCTGTTCAGTTCATCTTGGcatttattttgtatgttttgttcaGAAGATTTTGAACATAATAACATATATCCACATGGTGTTATTAAATATCCTGGAAAAGGAAAATCATGGTCAGGAAAATCTGGCCTGTCACCAGAAGGATAAAACCGACGTAGCTGATGATATCTACTTACTGCAAGTGTTCctatatgaattttatttttattgtcacAAGATAATAAAACACAGTCATTTGAGTACTTTGAAGCAAATTCCATCGAGTATTTCACACGGGTTGAATAAAAGTGAGAATTCGCATCTTCCTTTctaatattgttttgtttactacACAGCTTAGCATCTATCTCTTGTTTATAAACTGTCGATGATGATTTTAATCTTTTATCTGGGGGAGCTAACATATGATGAACTGTGGTTTTGTGGATTCCTCTTTCCTTTAAACCTGGAATCTTATCcacaagtttattttttatctgatcTAATGTAACACCGGAAGATCGGGCTGTATCACAACGTCTACGCGAATCTGCCTGGTAACCATGTTCTTCAATGAAATCTTTTGCAGTTGGTACGATATTTGGAAACATTGAAGTTAGCGATTTTCTCCCACGTTTTCCAGGTTCAGTTCGCTGATCTTTGAGCGATGATACAGTgtttgatttaagattatatggTGTGTCTGGTGTATTACCAGACCTAGATAAAATCCAAGCAGATGGGGTTGATTTTTCTGTAGAAGTAGCTTCCTCCAACTGCTTGACTGGCGTTTGGTTAGATTTATCGAACATCCAGTCAATTTCATCGTCACTTGATACACTATCCATTATTTACCCAAGTGTATTCGGATCTATAAGAACTTTGacattctgtattttattttctatatagttTTTTCCATTGGAAGTAACAAGTGTGTAACACAAAATAATAATTCTAATGTTTGTCAATTTTGCCAGTGTCTTGTAAGAATTAATAAGGACATCATCAGAAATAACAGAGTATGATGCATCAAAGTATTCACGATTCAACAGGTATGAAAGAATTGCTATGAAGTCCTCACCAGAAATAATAATTCCATTTGATATGTCTAACATACTTAAAAATCTACACCCATTTGCTATTTGCAAAATTCCTACATTTGTTATCAAGTTGTTTATGGATCCAATAACCAGTTTACGCAAATATTTCAAGGATGATATTTGTAAACAAGACCTATTAGTGATATTCAAGCAATCATTTATGTACAATGATTGTAAATTTATTGCAGAATCCAAAAGTTTTATTAGAATAGTGTCAGTAACTGAAGTATGTCCTATATTAAGACTTACTAGTTTCTTGAATTTTTCACAAAATCCTGTTTCATTAGCAAAGGATCCATTTATagatgtacaatgaaatatatcaAAGTCCAAAAATCTGTAAACAGATTCTGTAATATTAATCAAATCAATGTCCGTAATGTGAATGTTACTCAAATGAAAAGATCCCAGTGTATGTTGATTTAATgttacacttttaaaaaaaatacaaacttgaCGAAGTCGCACTAAATCTTCTACTTCCAAATACCGAAATACAATTAACCACAATTCCGGTGGTAAGAGTTCACTCATAGTACACTTTAATACATTCAAGAAAAAGTGCTAAATGCTATATCATAGAACATGCATGGCGATATATTCTAATAAAGATTTACAAATGCTCTCTAAAAAGCTCATAAGACCAGTTTATTTGCCCTATATATATTAAAGCTCAATATAAATGCACATCATTCCATGGGACATTAAATGTTGTAGAATTGAAAACAGAATAATTATGTTAACTGTTATTCGgtttaaataaagttaatatatagatttaattttcttaatttcatatacatatcgaatgttttcttttatatccccccccccccccccccccccccccaaatgtaTTGCACAGTTTGATAGCTTGCAGTGTAAATTAATCCAGAAAGTTGAAAAAGGCATTTTACCAAGACATTGAAATGTCTGCAAAATATTAATAACTACACAGAATAAAGACGTATtgccaatatatttttaaacatcacATTTATAAACAAGCATCTTTTACAGGCTCATATGAGCTTTTTACTGATTGAACTCAGCGTGGATTCTCAATCTGATTGACATTTATGGGGTTTTAATGGTGTTTTAATGAAATAAGCTTTTCTAAAAGGCTCCAAGCATCCCCCAAGCATGCCTGGGGGAAGCTCGAAAGAATAAATATATGTTCCCTAAtctggaatttattaaaaaaataaaagattatataaaCGCAAGATCAACTTTACATAGTCATAACTaaatattcaaaaattaattagtaaagttaaaaaaaacatatatttattatcaAAACGATATACTGCGGTTTAAATGGATGGGCAGTTCTGTGTATACGAGTTTTTTTGCGACCCATTGTCCTATTCGAAAGTAAAGCATGTTCGTGAATATaggtaatttgtttattttcagtgCTGGTAGCCGTTTCAAAATCAGAGATTTCTATAAATTGTAACTGAAATACTTTGTTGCAATATTTACATAATTAACTTAAGAGGATACTAATACCTAAATTACAGCTTTGTACACCAGATGTGCGCTTCGTGCGTATACACAAACCTCGCCAATGAAGCtcgaataaataaatattaaggcCATATGAAGTAAGTAGTACGTTTTGAAAATAAGTCTATATACATCTGACAATTATGAAAAGTTATAGATGTCCGCAAATTTAAGTGTAATATTTCTTACTGTGGCATGATCTGTATTAGAAAACAGATTTTGATGGTTAAAAGTGTGGCCCTTTATTCTGAAATACTCTTCAtggtttgaaaatatttttctttgattgttaGTTTGTAGAGATTATTGTTCAAGTAGACATATCTATTGCCAATTTGGTATTTTGATTTGTCACTATATTTTATACTTGCAACAATTGAtatttctaatatgacgtcctta
Encoded here:
- the LOC139495407 gene encoding uncharacterized protein, which translates into the protein MDSVSSDDEIDWMFDKSNQTPVKQLEEATSTEKSTPSAWILSRSGNTPDTPYNLKSNTVSSLKDQRTEPGKRGRKSLTSMFPNIVPTAKDFIEEHGYQADSRRRCDTARSSGVTLDQIKNKLVDKIPGLKERGIHKTTVHHMLAPPDKRLKSSSTVYKQEIDAKLCSKQNNIRKEDANSHFYSTRVKYSMEFASKYSNDCVLLSCDNKNKIHIGTLAVSRYHQLRRFYPSGDRPDFPDHDFPFPGYLITPCGYMLLCSKSSEQNIQNKCQDELNREHYPIYRTGPLTVVNRVSQFHKSTVESHTNDLIPILKEQFSLGKSICIIISDNGPDWTMHSLTNIYFMYRLWKLSKLDALVLNSYCPGQSAYNPIEHAWSPLSDALAGVILPPNIHGEEKAPCQQKLSKEEKTQKEAVVFDTAMRRLNEYWNNLKFDGFDVKSLYQPCLEEGGPTRDHSHIHELLSKSPTAIKKNPELFEELQQCIGHIYRRIHSITIIKCTKLNCIHCTENPVIKQEACSLLRRFKGLPSPRPDTKHEGHFLTFIDICDSDVTEYEDIHMPKYQQAELGKCPDCPLYCFTSQTEKQKHRKLFHQ